A portion of the Parasteatoda tepidariorum isolate YZ-2023 chromosome 5, CAS_Ptep_4.0, whole genome shotgun sequence genome contains these proteins:
- the LOC107451223 gene encoding dentin sialophosphoprotein isoform X2: MISFIPKCKERVRVFIKSSNDLKRKSSDVETEQQPSKKLRVTVTDEVSPIQSEIVSSSSSSNDVSPVPSSQFEPSSLQSSSSSSSSSSSEGGQDDEMSVDDEDYLPRRRGPQMWNSRQRWKDERKKVLKMSINKLADIEDPELCLLRSVLINNTIKKLHLDIRNERQAKLRQRQQRIDFFSERYSPFASTQNEDNNAISDCFTIDFSNGSNTNTYNSNAKQNSAPSNSNSADFHDDSSCDEMFGINDDFLRVPIPDRRVSSPIPTSSENRRTEPRDSSSASDSTNSCCDTNRGSFQSTQNNSQTVGTATTPPSYPQATTVTSPPHSNRRAPLSSSGSQCAMQYRTNRDLGVGEVSFPPRVPILDSVVYHSLLASLESS, from the exons ATGATTAGCTTCATTCCAAAGTGTAAAGAACGTGTTCGTGTTTTTatcaaaa GTTCcaatgatttaaaaaggaaGTCTTCAGATGTTGAAACCGAGCAACAACCTTCTAAAAAGCTCCGAGTGACTGTTACCGACGAGGTATCACCCATTCAGTCTGAAATAGTGTCATCTTCATCTAGTTCCAATGATGTCTCTCCGGTTCCATCTTCCCAGTTCGAACCTTCTTCCTTGCAGTCCAGTAGCAGCTCATCATCTTCATCATCGTCAGAAGGTGGTCAAGACGATGAAATGTCTGTGGACGACGAGGACTACCTGCCACGTCGACGGGGTCCTCAAATGTGGAACTCACGGCAAAGATGGAAGGACGAGCGGAAGAAAGTACTCAAAATGTCCATCAACAAACTGGCAGACATTGAAGATCCTGAGCTTTGTCTCCTCAGATCGGTTCTCATCAACAACACCATCAAGAAATTGCACCTGGACATCAGGAATGAAAGGCAAGCCAAGTTGCGGCAAAGACAACAAAGAATAGACTTTTTCTCTGAACGATACTCTCCATTTGCTAGTACTCAAAACGAAGACAATAACGCCATTTCTGATTGCTTCACAATCGACTTCAGCAATGGCAGTAACACTAATACGTATAACAGTAACGCCAAACAAAACTCAGCGCCAAGCAACTCAAACAGTGCCGATTTCCATGATGATAGCTCGTGTGATGAGATGTTTGGTATCAACGATGACTTTTTACGTGTGCCCATTCCTGACAGACGTGTGTCCAGCCCGATTCCAACTAGCTCTGAGAACCGCAGGACCGAACCTAGAGACTCCTCATCGGCTAGTGATTCAACAAACTCTTGCTGTGATACAAATCGTGGCTCTTTCCAATCAACGCAAAACAATTCTCAAACAGTTGGCACCGCGACGACGCCTCCTTCCTACCCCCAGGCAACAACAGTGACGTCGCCGCCCCACAGCAACAGACGAGCGCCCCTCTCCAGCAGTGGCAGCCAGTGTGCAATGCAATATAGAACTAATCGAGATTTGGGGGTCGGGGAGGTTTCTTTTCCTCCAAGAGTTCCCATCCTAGACTCAGTTGTTTATCACAGCCTTTTGGCGTCCTTAGAATCTTCCTGA